From Erigeron canadensis isolate Cc75 chromosome 8, C_canadensis_v1, whole genome shotgun sequence, one genomic window encodes:
- the LOC122610402 gene encoding uncharacterized protein LOC122610402, translating into MDLGKKQKWGFRSERGEEISARIPMPIALRVRNCSVDSNGCVMCNEGDETVEHLICSCATAVGVWHRQSVWCKIPPISIKDITEVEKFVGLGRTARKVFKKVLFVSCWCIWKARNPMVFDNERSDPDKIFQEIQSIGFLWYKNRSKN; encoded by the exons ATGGATCTGGGCAAGAAGCAAAAATGGGGATTTCGAAGTGAAAGAGGTGAAGAAATTTCTGCGAG GATACCCATGCCGATAGCTCTCCGTGTAAGGAATTGTAGTGTGGATTCGAATGGTTGTGTGATGTGTAATGAAGGAGATGAGACGGTAGAACATCTTATTTGCTCATGTGCGACTGCGGTGGGGGTTTGGCATCGACAATCTGTATGGTGCAAAATTCCACCCATTAGCATCAAAGACATCACTGAAGTGGAGAAGTTTGTTGGTCTTGGAAGAACTGCAAGGAAGGTGTTTAAGAAAGTTCTTTTTGTCTCATGTTGGTGTATTTGGAAAGCTAGAAATCCGATGGTTTTTGATAATGAAAGATCGGACCCGGATAAAATTTTCCAAGAGATTCAATCCATTGGTTTTCTATGGTATAAGAATAGATCAAAGAATTAG